A genomic window from Triticum urartu cultivar G1812 chromosome 7, Tu2.1, whole genome shotgun sequence includes:
- the LOC125524111 gene encoding ubiquitin-like, protein MEIFVKTLTGNRITVKVDPSDTIYIVKAKIQYQRCLIFGREELEDRLTLADYDIQDKSTLQLDLRPQRRKMLIIVKALTGKDIALEVENLDTVDNVKDKIQTELNTPVDLQRLIFASRQMEDFRTLEEYGIKQQDIIHLVLRIRG, encoded by the coding sequence ATGGAGATCTTTGTTAAGACCCTCACTGGCAATAGGATCACCGTCAAGGTAGATCCATCGGACACCATCTACATTGTAAAGGCGAAGATTCAGTATCAGCGGTGTCTTATCTTTGGCAGGGAGGAGCTGGAGGACCGATTGACTCTGGCCGATTACGACATTCAGGATAAATCCACTCTACAACTTGATTTGCGCCCCCAAAGAAGGAAGATGCTAATCATAGTTAAAGCATTGACTGGCAAGGACATCGCCCTTGAGGTTGAGAACTTGGACACCGTCGACAATGTCAAGGACAAGATCCAGACCGAGTTGAACACTCCAGTGGACCTGCAAAGGCTGATCTTTGCCTCGAGACAGATGGAGGACTTTCGCACCCTGGAGGAGTATGGCATCAAG